The Streptomyces sp. NBC_01689 genome includes a window with the following:
- a CDS encoding EF-hand domain-containing protein, with product MADIEEARKQFERIDTDGDGFITAAEFKSALAQGGDWNVTESVAEAVIATRDLNGDKVLSFDEFWTHLNK from the coding sequence GTGGCGGACATCGAGGAAGCACGCAAGCAGTTCGAGCGGATCGATACGGACGGTGACGGTTTCATCACCGCGGCCGAGTTCAAGAGCGCCCTCGCCCAGGGCGGTGACTGGAACGTCACCGAGTCGGTGGCGGAGGCCGTCATCGCCACCCGCGACCTCAACGGCGACAAGGTCCTCTCGTTCGACGAGTTCTGGACCCACCTGAACAAGTGA
- a CDS encoding L,D-transpeptidase produces MNGRPISGTSVGARSRGSKGVLALLLGVLLLAVTACGGGGSDSGSGDGKGKSTGSSGKADTKASQAVVTIAPKDGSDGVATSGALKVTAAKGKLTDVKVEDSKGKAVDGAITGGGTTWTPATHLAAATKYKVHAVAKDTDGREAAEESAFTTLTPKNTFVGLFTPEDGSKVGVGMPFSVRFTRGITHPEDVEKAITVKTEPAVDVQGHWFGNDRLDFRPEQYWKAGTKVTVTLNLDGVEGRPGVYGKQAKTVSFTIGRSQVSTVDAKTHKMVVKRDGKVIKTIPITTGKPGYDTWNGQMVISEQLRVTRMNGETVGYGGEYDIKDVPDAQRLTDSGTFIHGNYWGGDAFGNYNASHGCVGLRDVRGGGDRNAPAAWFFDHSIIGDVVVVKRSHDRTVAPDNGLNGWNMSWEKWTA; encoded by the coding sequence GTGAACGGGCGACCGATATCGGGGACGTCGGTTGGAGCGCGGTCCCGGGGGAGCAAGGGAGTCCTGGCGCTGCTGCTGGGCGTACTGCTGCTCGCCGTGACCGCCTGCGGCGGGGGAGGCTCGGACTCCGGGTCCGGCGACGGCAAGGGCAAGAGCACCGGCAGCTCCGGCAAGGCGGACACCAAGGCCTCGCAGGCCGTGGTGACCATCGCGCCGAAGGACGGCAGCGACGGGGTGGCCACCAGTGGGGCCCTCAAGGTGACCGCGGCCAAGGGCAAGCTGACCGACGTGAAGGTCGAGGACAGCAAGGGCAAGGCGGTGGACGGGGCGATCACCGGCGGCGGGACCACCTGGACGCCCGCGACCCACCTCGCCGCCGCGACCAAGTACAAGGTCCACGCGGTGGCCAAGGACACCGACGGCCGTGAGGCCGCCGAGGAGTCCGCGTTCACCACGCTGACTCCGAAGAACACCTTCGTGGGGCTCTTCACCCCCGAGGACGGCTCCAAGGTCGGCGTCGGGATGCCCTTCTCGGTCCGCTTCACCCGGGGCATCACGCACCCCGAGGACGTCGAGAAGGCGATCACCGTCAAGACCGAGCCGGCCGTGGACGTCCAGGGTCACTGGTTCGGCAACGACCGCCTCGACTTCCGTCCCGAGCAGTACTGGAAGGCCGGCACGAAGGTCACCGTCACGCTGAACCTCGACGGCGTCGAGGGCCGCCCCGGCGTCTACGGCAAGCAGGCCAAGACGGTGTCGTTCACGATCGGCCGGAGCCAGGTCTCCACCGTCGACGCGAAGACCCACAAGATGGTCGTCAAGCGCGACGGCAAGGTCATCAAGACCATCCCGATCACCACGGGCAAGCCGGGCTACGACACCTGGAACGGCCAGATGGTGATCAGCGAGCAGCTCCGGGTGACCCGGATGAACGGCGAGACGGTCGGCTACGGCGGCGAGTACGACATCAAGGACGTGCCGGACGCCCAGCGCCTGACCGACTCCGGCACCTTCATCCACGGCAACTACTGGGGCGGCGACGCCTTCGGCAACTACAACGCCAGCCACGGCTGCGTGGGCCTGCGCGACGTCCGCGGGGGCGGCGACCGCAACGCTCCCGCCGCCTGGTTCTTCGACCACTCGATCATCGGTGACGTGGTCGTCGTCAAGCGGTCCCACGACCGTACGGTCGCTCCGGACAACGGCCTCAACGGCTGGAACATGTCCTGGGAGAAGTGGACGGCCTGA
- the glgX gene encoding glycogen debranching protein GlgX encodes MSSAAEQEAVQEGRAPDGEAREGGAPEGGVRDGHASGTEVRGGPAPESGVRERRLPDGVLPAPLLNGSRRPAPAVAVWPGAPTPLGARFRVGPDGVAGTNFALWAGGAEAVDLCLFDERDGVTHESRVPLTELTHEIWHGFVPGVLPGRRYGYRVHGRWDPWTGARWNPAKLLLDPYARAVDGDFSLPPEVYGHVRDWPQQQVADTVRDDRDSAPYVPKGVVVQDDDDWSDDHRPKTPWADSVIYELHVRGFTRLHPGIPEELRGTYAGLAHPAAIEHLVALGVTAVELLPVHQFAHEDHLLRRGLKNYWGYNSIGYFAPHAGYAASGTTGGQVGEFKRMVRALHAAGIEVILDVVYNHTAEAGELGPMLSLRGIDNRGYYRLQSDARRYADYTGCGNTLHVVQPHVLRLITDSLRYWVTEMGVDGFRFDLAAALARSMHDVDMLSPFLAVIAQDPVLRRVKLIAEPWDVGSGGYQVGAFPPLWTEWNDRYRNAVRDFWRGALPDVRDLGYRLSGSSDLYAWGGRRPYASVNFVTAHDGFTLRDLVSYERKHNEANGEGNRDGTDDNRAWNCGVEGETDEERVRALRRRQLRNLLTTLLLSTGVPMLVAGDEFGRTQRGSNNAYCQDNEISWVDWSLLEEPGWRALFDLTSRLIALRHRHPVLRRRAFFSGRAHSADGLRDLAWFTARGTEMTERDWYAPAGTLGMYLSGRDIPGRDARGAPVVDDSFLAVLHAGDRPASFVLPGPPWARRYEVVVDTSAEEQAASPGVIHRAGATITVPARSVLLLRVVA; translated from the coding sequence GTGTCGAGCGCAGCCGAGCAGGAGGCAGTGCAGGAGGGGCGCGCGCCCGACGGCGAAGCGCGGGAGGGAGGCGCGCCCGAGGGCGGTGTGCGGGACGGGCACGCGTCCGGGACCGAGGTGCGCGGGGGACCAGCGCCGGAGAGCGGGGTGCGGGAGAGACGGCTGCCCGACGGTGTGCTGCCCGCGCCCCTGCTGAACGGGTCCCGGCGTCCGGCCCCCGCCGTGGCCGTGTGGCCCGGGGCGCCGACCCCGCTCGGGGCCCGCTTCCGGGTGGGACCGGACGGGGTGGCGGGCACCAATTTCGCGCTGTGGGCGGGCGGGGCGGAGGCCGTCGACCTCTGTCTCTTCGACGAGCGGGACGGCGTGACCCACGAGTCCCGTGTCCCGCTCACCGAGCTGACGCACGAGATCTGGCACGGCTTCGTCCCCGGAGTGCTGCCCGGCCGCCGCTACGGCTACCGCGTGCACGGCCGGTGGGACCCGTGGACCGGCGCCCGCTGGAACCCGGCGAAGCTGCTCCTGGACCCGTACGCCCGCGCCGTGGACGGCGACTTCAGCCTGCCGCCCGAGGTCTACGGGCATGTGCGCGACTGGCCGCAGCAGCAGGTCGCGGACACCGTGCGGGACGACCGGGACTCGGCGCCGTACGTCCCCAAGGGCGTCGTCGTCCAGGACGACGACGACTGGTCGGACGACCACCGCCCGAAGACCCCCTGGGCGGACTCGGTCATCTACGAGCTGCATGTACGGGGGTTCACCCGTCTGCACCCGGGGATCCCGGAGGAACTGCGCGGCACCTACGCCGGGCTGGCGCACCCGGCGGCGATCGAGCACCTGGTCGCGCTCGGGGTCACAGCCGTGGAGCTGCTGCCGGTGCACCAGTTCGCGCACGAGGACCATCTGCTGCGCCGGGGACTGAAGAACTACTGGGGCTACAACTCGATCGGCTACTTCGCGCCGCACGCGGGCTACGCCGCCTCCGGGACGACGGGCGGGCAGGTCGGCGAGTTCAAGCGGATGGTGCGGGCGCTGCACGCCGCCGGCATCGAGGTGATCCTCGACGTGGTCTACAACCACACCGCCGAGGCGGGCGAGCTGGGGCCGATGCTGTCGCTGCGCGGTATCGACAACCGGGGGTACTACCGGCTCCAGTCGGACGCCCGCCGGTACGCGGACTACACGGGTTGCGGGAACACCCTGCACGTGGTGCAGCCCCATGTGCTGCGGCTGATCACCGACTCGCTGCGGTACTGGGTGACGGAGATGGGGGTGGACGGCTTCCGTTTCGATCTGGCGGCGGCGCTGGCCCGTTCCATGCACGACGTGGACATGCTGTCGCCGTTCCTGGCCGTCATCGCGCAGGACCCGGTCCTGCGGCGGGTGAAGCTCATCGCGGAGCCGTGGGACGTCGGATCCGGCGGCTACCAGGTGGGGGCCTTCCCGCCGCTGTGGACGGAGTGGAACGACCGCTACCGCAACGCGGTCCGGGACTTCTGGCGGGGGGCGCTGCCGGACGTGCGGGATCTCGGTTACCGGCTGTCGGGGTCGAGCGATCTGTACGCGTGGGGCGGCCGGCGGCCGTACGCGTCCGTCAACTTCGTGACCGCGCACGACGGTTTCACCCTGCGGGACCTCGTCTCCTACGAGCGCAAGCACAACGAGGCCAACGGGGAGGGGAACCGGGACGGCACGGACGACAACCGCGCCTGGAACTGCGGGGTGGAGGGGGAGACGGACGAGGAACGCGTACGGGCGCTGCGGCGGCGCCAGCTGCGGAACCTGCTGACCACGCTGCTGCTGTCCACCGGGGTGCCCATGCTGGTCGCCGGGGACGAGTTCGGGCGGACCCAGCGCGGCAGCAACAACGCGTACTGCCAGGACAACGAGATCAGCTGGGTGGACTGGAGCCTGCTGGAGGAGCCGGGCTGGCGGGCCCTGTTCGATCTGACGTCCCGGCTGATCGCGCTGCGGCACCGGCATCCGGTGCTGCGGCGGCGGGCGTTCTTCTCCGGCCGGGCGCACTCGGCGGACGGGCTGCGGGACCTGGCGTGGTTCACCGCGCGCGGGACGGAGATGACGGAACGCGACTGGTACGCGCCGGCCGGGACGCTGGGGATGTACCTGTCGGGGCGGGACATCCCCGGACGGGACGCACGCGGGGCGCCCGTGGTGGACGACAGCTTCCTCGCGGTGCTGCACGCCGGGGACCGGCCCGCGTCCTTCGTGCTGCCCGGACCGCCCTGGGCACGGCGCTACGAGGTCGTGGTCGACACCTCGGCGGAGGAGCAGGCCGCCTCTCCCGGTGTGATCCACCGGGCGGGCGCGACGATCACGGTGCCCGCCCGGTCGGTGCTGCTGCTGCGGGTGGTGGCCTGA
- a CDS encoding enoyl-CoA hydratase/isomerase family protein, which produces MTVHLEVAEGVGTLRLDRPPMNALDVATQDRLKELAEEVTRRTDVRAVVIHGGEKVFAAGADIKEMQAMDHVAMIVRSRALQDSFSAVARIPKPVVAAITGYALGGGCELALCADFRIAADDAKLGQPEILLGLIPGAGGTQRLSRLIGPSKAKDLIFTGRMVKAEEALSLGLVDRIVPAAEVYTAAHTWAAKLAQGPAIALRAAKESIDTGLETDLETGLAVERNWFAGLFATEDRERGMRSFVEEGPGKAKFL; this is translated from the coding sequence ATGACTGTGCATCTCGAAGTGGCCGAAGGCGTCGGCACCCTCCGCCTGGACCGCCCTCCCATGAACGCGCTGGACGTCGCGACGCAGGACCGTCTCAAGGAGCTCGCCGAGGAGGTCACACGGCGTACGGACGTCCGCGCCGTGGTCATCCACGGCGGGGAGAAGGTGTTCGCGGCGGGCGCGGACATCAAGGAGATGCAGGCCATGGACCACGTGGCGATGATCGTCAGGTCCCGGGCCCTGCAGGACTCCTTCAGCGCCGTCGCCCGCATCCCCAAGCCCGTCGTCGCGGCGATCACCGGGTACGCGCTCGGCGGCGGCTGCGAGTTGGCGCTCTGCGCGGACTTCCGCATCGCCGCGGACGACGCGAAGCTCGGACAGCCGGAGATCCTGCTCGGGCTGATCCCGGGCGCCGGCGGCACCCAGCGTCTCTCCCGGCTGATCGGCCCCTCCAAGGCGAAGGACCTCATCTTCACCGGCCGGATGGTGAAGGCCGAGGAGGCGCTCTCGCTCGGGCTGGTGGACCGGATCGTCCCCGCCGCCGAGGTGTACACCGCCGCGCACACATGGGCCGCGAAGCTCGCGCAGGGGCCCGCGATCGCGCTGCGCGCCGCGAAGGAGTCCATCGACACGGGCCTGGAGACGGACCTGGAGACCGGACTCGCGGTCGAACGGAACTGGTTCGCAGGCCTGTTCGCGACGGAGGACCGTGAGCGCGGGATGCGCAGCTTCGTCGAGGAGGGGCCGGGCAAGGCGAAGTTCCTCTGA
- a CDS encoding ABC transporter ATP-binding protein, producing MTEVLRAHEVHVVREGVPLLQEVSLSVRAGEHWALLGANGAGKTTLLGLLGAVAHPTRGRVEVLGRRLGTVDLRELRAYVGHVNPRHPLRSPLSVRDVVLTGLTNSVERQPRWAPTPEQGHRADRLIDTLGLAGRTGARWPTLSQGERGRALIARALMPDPRLLLLDEPATGLDLPGRERLLEALDALRRDHPRLATVLVTHHLEELPAGTTHALLLRDGRELARGPVDSVLTGDLLGACFGLPLALERRDGRWSVRIARAA from the coding sequence ATGACGGAGGTGCTGCGCGCCCACGAGGTCCACGTGGTCCGCGAGGGGGTGCCCCTCCTCCAGGAGGTGTCGCTGAGCGTCCGCGCCGGGGAGCACTGGGCCCTGCTCGGAGCCAACGGAGCCGGCAAGACCACACTGCTCGGCCTGCTCGGCGCGGTCGCCCATCCGACCCGCGGCCGCGTGGAGGTGCTCGGCCGCCGGCTGGGCACGGTCGACCTGCGGGAACTGCGCGCGTACGTCGGTCATGTCAACCCCCGCCATCCGCTGCGCTCGCCCCTGTCCGTACGCGATGTCGTCCTGACCGGTCTGACGAACTCCGTAGAACGGCAGCCGCGCTGGGCGCCGACACCGGAACAGGGACACCGTGCCGACCGGCTCATCGACACGCTCGGGCTCGCGGGCCGCACCGGGGCGCGCTGGCCCACGCTCTCCCAGGGGGAACGCGGCCGCGCCCTGATCGCGCGGGCGCTGATGCCCGACCCCCGTCTCCTGCTGCTCGACGAACCGGCGACGGGCCTGGACCTGCCGGGCCGTGAGCGCCTGCTCGAAGCGCTGGACGCCCTGCGCCGCGACCACCCGCGGCTGGCGACGGTCCTGGTGACCCACCACCTGGAGGAACTGCCCGCGGGCACCACGCACGCGCTCCTGCTGCGGGACGGCCGCGAGCTCGCCCGGGGCCCGGTCGACTCCGTACTGACCGGCGATCTGCTCGGCGCCTGCTTCGGTCTGCCGCTGGCGCTGGAGCGGCGGGACGGACGCTGGAGCGTGCGCATCGCCCGGGCGGCATGA
- a CDS encoding response regulator transcription factor: MSDDAITLLIVDDHPVVRDGLRGMFESAPGFAVLGEAADGVAALALARDLDPDVVLMDLRMPGGDGVAAIAELTRRGARARVLVLTTYDTDSDTLPAIEAGATGYLLKDAPRDELFTAVRAAAEGRTVLSPAVASRLVSAVRAPTAAQGPLSAREREVLALVAKGTPNREIARALFISEATVKTHLTHLYAKLGVNDRAAAVAVGYDRGILG, encoded by the coding sequence ATGAGTGACGACGCGATCACCCTTCTCATCGTCGACGACCATCCCGTCGTACGCGACGGGCTGCGCGGCATGTTCGAGTCCGCTCCGGGGTTCGCGGTCCTCGGTGAGGCGGCCGACGGGGTGGCGGCGCTCGCGCTGGCGCGGGACCTGGACCCGGACGTCGTCCTGATGGACCTGCGCATGCCGGGCGGTGACGGTGTCGCGGCCATCGCGGAGCTCACCCGCCGCGGTGCCCGCGCCAGGGTCCTCGTGCTGACCACGTACGACACCGACTCCGACACGCTGCCCGCGATCGAGGCGGGCGCGACGGGTTATCTGCTCAAGGACGCCCCGCGGGACGAGCTCTTCACCGCGGTGCGCGCGGCGGCGGAGGGCCGCACGGTGCTCTCCCCCGCGGTGGCCTCCCGGCTGGTCTCGGCGGTACGCGCCCCCACGGCCGCGCAGGGCCCCCTCTCGGCGCGCGAGCGCGAGGTGCTGGCGCTGGTCGCCAAGGGCACGCCGAACCGCGAGATCGCCCGCGCCCTGTTCATCAGCGAGGCCACGGTCAAGACCCATCTCACCCACCTGTACGCCAAACTGGGCGTCAACGACCGGGCGGCCGCGGTGGCGGTGGGTTACGACCGGGGCATCCTCGGCTGA
- a CDS encoding YncE family protein, with amino-acid sequence MHRNRNHLRSVLIAGAVLAALAGCGGGSRDHAHPATGTQAAVRPAQPKKADGLPGMPPVLDPKDVYAADRANQLSPAVKDFPSRVYVPNTNSNTVSVIDPATYKVVRTIRVGVQPQHVVPSWDMKTLWVNNDRGNSLTPIDPKTGRAGKSVAVHDPYNLYFTPNGKYAIVMASLDRELVFRDAHTMEVKKSVPVSCYGVNHADFSPDGRYFIVSCEFSGELLKVDTERMKVVAQQKLPYRGAMPQDVKISPDGKKFYIADMVADGVWVLDGDTFGKPTLLHTGKGCHGLYVSRDSREMYISNRGEGTISVFDFAQDRLIRKWRLPGGGSPDMGGVSADGKVLWLSGRYNSEVYAIDTGSGKQLARIRVGSGPHGLAVYPQPGRYSLGHTGIFR; translated from the coding sequence ATGCACCGCAACCGCAACCACCTCCGGAGCGTCCTGATCGCGGGCGCCGTGCTCGCCGCCCTCGCGGGCTGCGGCGGCGGGTCCAGGGACCACGCGCACCCGGCCACCGGCACCCAGGCCGCCGTCCGTCCCGCCCAGCCGAAGAAGGCGGACGGCCTGCCCGGCATGCCGCCCGTGCTCGACCCGAAGGACGTGTACGCCGCCGACCGCGCGAACCAGCTGTCGCCGGCGGTCAAGGACTTCCCGTCCCGCGTCTACGTGCCCAACACCAACTCGAACACGGTCTCCGTCATCGACCCGGCGACCTACAAGGTCGTCAGGACGATCCGGGTCGGGGTGCAGCCCCAGCACGTCGTGCCGTCCTGGGACATGAAGACGCTCTGGGTCAACAACGACCGGGGCAACTCCCTCACCCCCATCGACCCGAAGACCGGCAGGGCCGGCAAGTCCGTCGCCGTGCACGACCCCTACAACCTGTACTTCACCCCGAACGGCAAGTACGCGATCGTCATGGCCTCCCTCGATCGCGAGCTGGTCTTCCGCGACGCGCACACCATGGAGGTCAAGAAGTCCGTACCGGTCAGCTGCTACGGCGTCAACCACGCCGACTTCTCGCCCGACGGCCGCTACTTCATCGTGTCGTGCGAGTTCAGCGGTGAACTGCTCAAGGTCGACACCGAGAGGATGAAGGTCGTCGCGCAGCAGAAGCTCCCCTACCGCGGCGCCATGCCGCAGGACGTGAAGATCTCCCCGGACGGCAAGAAGTTCTACATCGCCGACATGGTCGCCGACGGGGTGTGGGTGCTGGACGGGGACACGTTCGGCAAGCCGACGCTGCTGCACACCGGGAAGGGCTGCCACGGTCTGTACGTCAGCCGCGACTCCCGGGAGATGTACATCTCCAACCGGGGCGAGGGGACGATCTCCGTCTTCGACTTCGCCCAGGACAGACTGATCAGGAAGTGGCGTCTGCCCGGCGGTGGCAGCCCCGACATGGGCGGCGTCTCGGCCGACGGAAAGGTCCTGTGGCTGTCCGGGCGTTACAACTCCGAGGTGTACGCCATCGACACCGGCTCCGGGAAGCAGCTGGCCCGTATCCGGGTCGGCAGCGGACCGCACGGCCTGGCCGTCTACCCGCAGCCGGGCCGCTACTCGCTCGGTCACACCGGCATCTTCCGCTGA
- a CDS encoding polysaccharide deacetylase family protein, which translates to MVRVTTPDRPPQHSTDESVTRTAPDRRAALRSGVALAAGTLAAGSLTAACATSGAAAHPLAASPASGTPSAAHPAARPAAAAPRRFPGQPAEISHGPRDRPRVALTFHGQGDPAVARTLLGEAEKNGARVTVLAVGTWLDEHPDLARRILDGGHDLGNHTLRHLDINAMSEKEADAEIRGCAERLRRLTGSIGTWFRPSRTPRASPAVERLARAAGYPHVLSYDLDSLDYTSPGAAAVTRQVLGGIRNGSVVSLHFGYADTVAALPAVLEELGRRGLRAVTTTELLS; encoded by the coding sequence ATGGTGCGAGTGACCACGCCCGACCGTCCCCCTCAGCACTCCACCGACGAGAGCGTCACGCGCACCGCGCCGGATCGGCGTGCGGCGCTGCGTTCGGGGGTCGCGCTCGCCGCCGGGACCCTCGCCGCCGGGAGTCTCACCGCGGCCTGCGCCACGTCCGGTGCCGCCGCCCACCCGCTCGCCGCGTCCCCTGCGTCCGGCACACCGTCGGCCGCCCACCCGGCCGCACGGCCCGCCGCCGCGGCGCCCCGGCGGTTCCCCGGCCAGCCCGCCGAGATCAGCCACGGCCCCCGCGACCGTCCCCGGGTCGCCCTCACCTTCCACGGTCAGGGCGATCCGGCCGTCGCCAGGACCCTGCTCGGCGAGGCCGAGAAGAACGGGGCCCGCGTCACGGTGCTCGCGGTCGGGACCTGGCTGGACGAACACCCGGACCTGGCCCGGCGCATCCTCGACGGCGGCCACGACCTCGGCAACCACACCCTGCGCCATCTCGACATCAACGCGATGTCCGAGAAGGAGGCCGACGCGGAGATCCGGGGCTGCGCGGAGCGCCTGCGCCGGCTGACCGGCTCGATCGGCACCTGGTTCCGTCCCTCCCGTACACCGCGTGCCTCCCCGGCCGTCGAACGGCTGGCCCGCGCCGCGGGCTACCCGCACGTCCTCTCGTACGACCTCGACTCGCTCGACTACACCTCGCCGGGCGCCGCCGCCGTCACCCGCCAGGTTCTCGGCGGCATCCGCAACGGATCCGTGGTGAGCCTGCACTTCGGATACGCGGACACGGTCGCCGCGCTTCCCGCCGTCCTGGAAGAACTCGGCCGTCGCGGTCTGCGCGCGGTCACCACCACGGAGCTGCTGAGCTGA
- a CDS encoding FadR/GntR family transcriptional regulator, producing MPLDAVRPSPLVEQAAARLREQITGGHWPVGTKLPGETTLAAELGVGRSTVREALRALAGAGLVRPRQGAGVFVIAAEAAEDWPTRLRRAAVTDLYEVRMLVEVQAARLAAERRTPEDVTALEDALAGRRAAAAGGDAAFVDADIALHAAVVAAAHNPVLTDLFAEFTPSLREGLIEMLALAGVRAHDPGTGDAAHAALVRAVADGDGAAAGEVLRGDLERTWTLLREGGRA from the coding sequence ATGCCCCTCGACGCCGTCCGTCCCAGCCCCCTCGTCGAGCAGGCCGCGGCGCGGCTGCGCGAGCAGATCACAGGCGGGCACTGGCCCGTCGGCACGAAGCTGCCCGGGGAGACCACGCTCGCCGCCGAACTCGGGGTGGGCCGCTCCACGGTCCGTGAGGCGCTGCGCGCGCTGGCCGGCGCGGGACTCGTCCGGCCCCGGCAGGGCGCCGGTGTCTTCGTCATCGCCGCCGAGGCCGCGGAGGACTGGCCCACCCGGCTGCGCCGGGCCGCGGTGACGGACCTGTACGAGGTACGGATGCTGGTCGAGGTGCAGGCGGCCCGGCTGGCCGCGGAACGCCGTACCCCCGAGGACGTCACCGCGCTGGAGGACGCGCTGGCCGGCCGCCGGGCGGCGGCCGCGGGGGGCGACGCGGCCTTCGTCGACGCGGACATCGCCCTGCACGCGGCCGTGGTCGCCGCCGCCCACAACCCCGTACTCACCGATCTCTTCGCGGAGTTCACGCCCTCGTTGCGGGAGGGGCTGATCGAGATGCTGGCCCTGGCCGGGGTGCGCGCACACGACCCCGGCACCGGGGACGCGGCACACGCGGCGCTGGTACGGGCGGTCGCGGACGGGGACGGCGCGGCCGCGGGGGAGGTGCTCCGGGGAGATCTGGAGCGGACGTGGACCCTGCTGCGTGAGGGCGGCCGGGCCTAG
- a CDS encoding L,D-transpeptidase, which yields MRHTTLGPWRAGAALAAALTWAALLAGVAGCTSGTMDEVLGKPPAAEDVIQVSPADDSKNVRPRQELRVRVEDGRLDSVRVVKDQDAQRTAVPGHLSADGLTWRPDAPRLALGARYSVDAVALDGHGRRTARHTTFTTYVPEERFIGYLTPENRSTVGTGMIVSLEFNREIRDRAAVERAIHVQASPAVDIRPHWFGRDRLDFRPETYWKPGTEVTVDLRLRDVEVAPGVYGLQSRTSTFTVGRSQVSLVDAADHTMEVRRDGDLLTTVPITAGSPETTTYNGKMVVMEMLETTRMNSRTVGFGGEYDIPDVPHAMRLTDSGTFLHGNYWSGDVFGSTNVSHGCVGLRDVKGGGSDTPAGWFFDRSLIGDVVEVVHSKDKKVAPDNGLGGWNMAWTQWKAGGAAK from the coding sequence GTGAGGCATACGACACTGGGCCCCTGGCGCGCGGGGGCCGCGCTGGCCGCCGCACTGACCTGGGCCGCACTGCTGGCCGGAGTCGCCGGCTGCACCTCCGGCACGATGGACGAGGTGCTCGGCAAGCCCCCCGCCGCCGAGGACGTCATCCAGGTGTCCCCGGCCGACGACAGCAAGAACGTACGACCGCGGCAGGAGCTGCGGGTACGGGTGGAGGACGGCCGGCTCGACTCCGTGCGGGTCGTCAAGGACCAGGACGCACAGCGGACCGCCGTCCCCGGACACCTCTCCGCGGACGGCCTGACCTGGCGGCCCGACGCGCCCCGGCTCGCGCTGGGCGCGCGGTACTCGGTGGACGCGGTGGCCCTCGACGGGCACGGGCGGCGTACGGCGCGGCACACGACCTTCACCACGTACGTCCCCGAGGAGCGGTTCATCGGCTATCTCACGCCCGAGAACCGGTCCACCGTCGGCACCGGAATGATCGTCTCGCTGGAGTTCAACCGGGAGATCCGCGACCGGGCCGCGGTCGAGCGCGCGATCCACGTACAGGCCAGCCCGGCCGTCGACATCCGCCCGCACTGGTTCGGCCGGGACCGCCTCGACTTCCGGCCCGAGACGTACTGGAAACCGGGCACGGAGGTGACGGTCGACCTGCGGCTGCGCGACGTGGAAGTGGCGCCGGGCGTCTACGGGCTCCAGTCGAGGACCTCCACGTTCACCGTCGGCCGCAGCCAGGTCTCGCTCGTCGACGCCGCCGACCACACCATGGAGGTCCGCCGCGACGGCGACCTCCTCACCACCGTGCCGATCACCGCGGGGTCGCCCGAGACCACCACCTACAACGGGAAGATGGTGGTCATGGAGATGCTGGAGACGACCCGGATGAACAGCCGCACGGTCGGGTTCGGCGGCGAGTACGACATCCCCGACGTCCCGCACGCGATGCGGCTCACCGACTCCGGGACCTTCCTGCACGGCAACTACTGGTCGGGCGACGTCTTCGGCTCCACCAACGTCAGTCACGGCTGCGTCGGTCTGCGGGACGTGAAGGGCGGCGGCTCGGACACCCCCGCGGGCTGGTTCTTCGACCGCAGCCTGATCGGCGACGTCGTCGAGGTCGTGCACAGCAAGGACAAGAAGGTCGCTCCGGACAACGGGCTCGGCGGCTGGAACATGGCCTGGACGCAGTGGAAGGCGGGCGGCGCGGCGAAGTAG
- a CDS encoding ATP-binding protein, which produces MAGLEGMEQPRRHVSATAARWSPAVEDERALKALELFGNPTEAEVPLPSRPESAATARRLTQVVVLRHWGLSPKMTEDAVLLVSELVGNAVRHTGARVFGLRMRRRRGWIRIEVRDPSRGLPCLMPVQEMDLSGRGLFLVDKLSDRWGVDLLPRGKTTWFEMRVADR; this is translated from the coding sequence ATGGCGGGGCTGGAGGGTATGGAACAGCCGCGGCGGCACGTGAGTGCGACCGCGGCGCGCTGGTCGCCTGCGGTCGAGGACGAACGGGCGCTGAAGGCGCTCGAGTTGTTCGGCAACCCGACGGAGGCGGAGGTGCCGCTGCCGTCCCGCCCCGAGTCCGCGGCCACCGCGCGCCGGCTCACCCAGGTCGTCGTCCTGCGCCACTGGGGACTCTCCCCGAAGATGACCGAGGACGCCGTCCTGCTCGTCTCCGAACTCGTCGGCAACGCCGTGCGGCACACCGGCGCCCGCGTCTTCGGACTGCGGATGCGACGGCGCCGCGGCTGGATCCGCATCGAGGTCCGCGACCCCTCCCGCGGGCTGCCCTGTCTGATGCCGGTCCAGGAGATGGACCTGAGCGGCCGGGGTCTCTTCCTCGTCGACAAGCTCTCCGACCGCTGGGGCGTCGACCTCCTGCCCCGCGGCAAGACGACCTGGTTCGAGATGCGCGTCGCCGACCGCTGA